A segment of the Chitinophagaceae bacterium genome:
TCATTTCTTCTGTTTGCATACAAATAGATTTAATGAAGGTTACGCAATTCAGTAAACAGCTTTTTCTGCTGATCAGTAAGATTGGTTGGTAGTTTTACATCATAGGTTACATAGAGGTCACCGGCTTCTCCTTCTTTTTTATACACAGGAACTCCTTTTCCTTTCAATCTTATTTTCGTTCCGTTCTGTGTTTCAGGATTCACTTTTAATTTTACTTTCCCTTTCAGTGTTTCAAATTGTTGTGTCTCCACCAAGTAATGCGGTGTACAGATCAATTACAGTGGTCATATACAGGTCATTGCCCGAACGTTTAAACTGAGGATGTGGAGTAATAGAAAATGTGATGAACAGATCGCCGTTTGGTCCGCCATTAACTCCCGGGGCACCATATCCTTTCAATTTAATTACCTGTCCGTTTTCAATTCCTGCAGGAATGGTGATGCGGATATTTTTCCCATTCACCGCCAATGTTTGCTGTTTTGTTTCCATCACATCCGCTAAACTTAACTTCAGCTCGGCATTAAAATCCTGCCCCCTGAATTTTGTTTGCCTGCTTCTGCTGCCACCACCACCGCCAAACATTGATTCAAAGAAACTGGAGAAATCGCTGTCGTCGCCACCATCAAACTGCTGATCACCCCTGAACTGTGAATGGCGTTGTTGTGATTGACGCTGCTGTTCAAATTGTTCAGCATGCTGCCAGTCTTTTCCGTACTGGTCATACTTTTTCCTTTTTACAGGATCGCTCAGCACTTCGTTGGCTTCATTAATCTGTTGAAATTTATGGTGAGCTTCTTTATTGTTGGGGTTCAGATCGGGGTGGAGCTTGCGGGCTAATTTGCGGTATGCTTTCTTTATTTCTTCATCCGTTGCCTTTTGATCAATCCCTAACACTTTATAGTAATCGATGAAATCCATGGAACTGACTTTACTGTTGTATAAAGGTACGGCGCATTACACAGAAGTAATGCGCCGTTTTAAAAGATATCTGAAGTGATTTTATTTCTTCAACACCCGTTCAAATAATTTGAAAATTCGTTTATACTCATCTGTCCAACTGCTGGGTTCTACAAATCCATGATCTTCCATTGGGTAAGGAGCCAGTTCCCAATTGTCTTTTCCCAATTCAATTAAACGTTGCGATAATTTCACGGCATCCTGGAAATGAACATTCACATCCACCATGCCATGGCAAATGAGCAGATCACCTTTTAAACCTTCAGCAAAATAGTAAGGTGAACTTCTTCTGTAAGCAATACTGTCAGTAAACGGTTCATTTAAAATATTTGATGTGTAGCCATGATTGTATTGTGCCCAGTCAGTAACAGGACGAAGAGCAGCACCTGCTGCAAATACATCCGGCTTGTTAAACATCGCCATCAATGTAATAAAGCCGCCATAAGATCCGCCGTACAATCCGATATGCTGCGGATTAACTCCATAAGTTTTCACTAAGTAATTAACAGCATCCACATGATCACTTAAATCTTTACCGCCCATATAACGGTAAATACCTGTTCTCCAGTCACGGCCATAACCTGCACTGCCACGGTAATCAATATCCATTACATAGTAGCCGTTATCGGCCAGCATGTTGTTGAACATGTATTCCCTGAAATAACTGCTCCACCATTTATGTGCATTCTGTAAATAACCTGCGCCATGCACAAATAATACCGCCGGTTTATTCGGATGCGGATTCGCCGGTTTGTAAATTCTTGCATATACCTGTGCGCCATCAGCTGCAGTAAACGTAATCACTTCAGGATCTTTCCATGCATACGATTTGAATTCTTCACTCTGCGCTTTACTGGTGATCTGTTCAATCTTTCCACCGGGTTTATTTTCCTGTAGATAAAGCTCCCATGGTTTGTTTGAATAAGAATACAGAATGCCGATATATTTTTCATCGGGTGAAACAGTTACCTGGTTGGCACCTGTCATGGTAGTAATGCGTTCCTTCTTTCCATCAGCAATCGATAAACGGTAGAACTGCTGTTCACCGGGATGTACTTCATTTGTTGTGATGTAAAAGAATTTTTTATCACGGCTCAATTGTGTTTGCTGCACTTCATAGTTCCCAACTGTTAATGCTTTCTTTTCTTTTGTTGTTACATTGATGGTATAGAGATGAGCATAACCTGTTGCTTCCGATTGAAACCAGACGGTGCTTTCATCAATCCATCCGGTGTTGCGTCCAAAGCCAATGCCAGGTCCGCCAATCCATGCTTCATCTCTCTGTCTGTCTAATAAACTCATGGCTGTTCCGTTCCACAACATCAGCCATCGGTCTTTGTTATCCTGTGAACGGATTTCAATCACTGCATTACTTCCTTTTGGCGACCATACAATCGATGAAAAATTGACAGCACGGTTTGCAGGATTTTTTGAACGCTGTTCCAATTGTTTGGGATAATCTTTTACATAATCAGGTAAATCTTTAATACCCGGTAAAGAATCTGTTTTGATTGTAATCACTGAATCTTTTTCCCTGTCGTAGAAATAGAATTCAGAACTTCCCTGTGCTGCACCCACTTTTGTACGGGCAGGAATATCAGTAGTAAATCCTGACTCCGTTACAAAACTTGGAACAATGGTTGTTTTGGCATTTGTTACTGCTTTGAATAAACGGTAGCTGATAAAGCGTCCATCGGGACTGATGCTTAAACCCTGTAAAAATTTATCTTCAATATTAATTGACCGCAGTTCTTTTGGTTTGGGGATTGATTTATTGTAAGCATCTGTTTTTTCTCTCTTCTCTTTTCTTGAACGTAATACTTCAAAATAACGCAGCTGATCATTCTTCAGCCAGTCTTCCTGCTGATTAGCTGAACCTCCGGCTGTGTTTGTTCTTCCTCCTGCTCCCGCATTTCCACCTCTTCCCTGGAAAGCAGCAGGAGCAGGTGCTGCATCACCAGTTCTAAGGTTGGTGAGCTGCATAGTTTCACCGGTTGCAATATCCCAGGCATATAAATTCTGACTGCGGTTGTACACAATCTTTGTTTCATTAAATGAAAACTGCGGATTCATTTCCGCATCGGTTGTTTGTGTAATACGTTTTGTTTTTCCTGTTTTTGTTTCTGTATAAAACACATCTCCATCTTTACTGTACACAAAAGCAGAGCGGGAAAGATTATAAACAAAGTTGCCGCTGAAGTTGATATCCTGTTTTTGAGCAACAGTTGCTTTTGCCGGTACTTTATTGCTGAGTGTAATAAAGTAAGTTGAATCAGCAAGATTGTTTTCCGGGTTCCAGCTGAAATAAAGCTGCTGCCCGTCGTTACTCCATTGCAGGTTAGAAGGGGATGTGCCCATCCAGCGTGGATCACGCATTATCTTTTCAACAGTCAGCTTACCTAATTGTTGCTGGGCCGAAGCCTGGGAAAATAATAGTAAGAAGAACAGGGAAATAATTGATCTGATCATAGCAGTGGTTTAAGACCTTAAATATATTGATTAACCGATACTGACAGCGGCCACCGGTAAATAAAATGATGAGTGGAACAGGTTTTCTTATTCGATGGAGATATTGTATTGATCCAGCAGACCGGTTACATTGTGCAGTGAAAATTTTGCTTTACTGATTTTGTTTGTTTCAGGGTGGATGGAGAAATTAACCGAAGTACGGAAGTCTGCATTCTCCAGGATGGTTCTGTTAAACACTGCTTTCTGCAGGTCGCAATTGCTGAAGACTGCATTGGTTAAATCAGCTTCTGCAAATTCAGTTTCTGCCAGCTTGCAGTTTATGAAATTCGTGGTCTTCAGTTTTTGTTTATAGAACGAAGAAAAATTCAGCACACAATCTTCAAAAGAAAAGGAGAGGAGAAAGCTGTTGCATTCATCAAAGCGGAGACCAAGTAATTTACAGTGTTTGAACTGCACATCCCTGAAGGTGGTGTTTCTTAATTCAGCCATGCTCAAATCACAACGGTCAAATATGCAATCGGCAAAAACGATATTCGCTAAATCAGTTTTAGTGAAAACACAATTTGTAAACCTGCAGTTTTCATAGTCAGCTTTTAG
Coding sequences within it:
- a CDS encoding prolyl oligopeptidase family serine peptidase, giving the protein MIRSIISLFFLLLFSQASAQQQLGKLTVEKIMRDPRWMGTSPSNLQWSNDGQQLYFSWNPENNLADSTYFITLSNKVPAKATVAQKQDINFSGNFVYNLSRSAFVYSKDGDVFYTETKTGKTKRITQTTDAEMNPQFSFNETKIVYNRSQNLYAWDIATGETMQLTNLRTGDAAPAPAAFQGRGGNAGAGGRTNTAGGSANQQEDWLKNDQLRYFEVLRSRKEKREKTDAYNKSIPKPKELRSINIEDKFLQGLSISPDGRFISYRLFKAVTNAKTTIVPSFVTESGFTTDIPARTKVGAAQGSSEFYFYDREKDSVITIKTDSLPGIKDLPDYVKDYPKQLEQRSKNPANRAVNFSSIVWSPKGSNAVIEIRSQDNKDRWLMLWNGTAMSLLDRQRDEAWIGGPGIGFGRNTGWIDESTVWFQSEATGYAHLYTINVTTKEKKALTVGNYEVQQTQLSRDKKFFYITTNEVHPGEQQFYRLSIADGKKERITTMTGANQVTVSPDEKYIGILYSYSNKPWELYLQENKPGGKIEQITSKAQSEEFKSYAWKDPEVITFTAADGAQVYARIYKPANPHPNKPAVLFVHGAGYLQNAHKWWSSYFREYMFNNMLADNGYYVMDIDYRGSAGYGRDWRTGIYRYMGGKDLSDHVDAVNYLVKTYGVNPQHIGLYGGSYGGFITLMAMFNKPDVFAAGAALRPVTDWAQYNHGYTSNILNEPFTDSIAYRRSSPYYFAEGLKGDLLICHGMVDVNVHFQDAVKLSQRLIELGKDNWELAPYPMEDHGFVEPSSWTDEYKRIFKLFERVLKK
- a CDS encoding pentapeptide repeat-containing protein, with amino-acid sequence MTKDYFEDELFEGKNYTTEHFLKADYENCRFTNCVFTKTDLANIVFADCIFDRCDLSMAELRNTTFRDVQFKHCKLLGLRFDECNSFLLSFSFEDCVLNFSSFYKQKLKTTNFINCKLAETEFAEADLTNAVFSNCDLQKAVFNRTILENADFRTSVNFSIHPETNKISKAKFSLHNVTGLLDQYNISIE